In the Lates calcarifer isolate ASB-BC8 linkage group LG24, TLL_Latcal_v3, whole genome shotgun sequence genome, one interval contains:
- the LOC108895005 gene encoding LOW QUALITY PROTEIN: phosphatidate phosphatase LPIN2 (The sequence of the model RefSeq protein was modified relative to this genomic sequence to represent the inferred CDS: deleted 1 base in 1 codon), with protein MKLTGRLPLEQQGQRRRLKSPWTLADTMNYVGQLAGQVLVTVKELYKGINQATLSGCIDVIVVRQPDGTFQCSPFHVRFGKLGVLRSREKVIDIEINGEPVELHMKLGDNGEAFFVRETEQHNEIIPAHLVTSPIPTEEVLFRSREPRCVGSAAETGPPLSPEDAASGNTQLCSNSAGKKKKRRRKKHKAEPRKEEQTATPAGGELELCELSSDEEHNAHNGRTSSLSMMNNNMDHRQHSPLTALEWDSYPFSDGDWSPCTTREMSEPMSPKSDSELMVKPAESVLRAESHMQWTWGEFPESTRVNKKDKTEPKLLTITPSENTHFRVILSSEAMQVDSGEGERNTDPVCSIVKPEPRTIKADQCSCESQPPEAPSHHRDITGHKPELPNSVCSSFTSEPCPGNSDLNAKTTCKARWTSSPPSRRGSGLAASGGSSQAEDSAAVCANTGASSKPTDSPIKRRGVRKRSQHQGPEDIYLDDLNALEPDVVARYFPKSESEQVPKHWVELGRRSGSQSPQSVGSSAAADSGTECLSDSAGDLPDVTLSLCGGVGENSEISKEKFMEHIITYNEFAENPAIIDNPNLVVRIANRYYNWTLAAPLILSMQAFQKNLPKATEEAWVKEKMPKKSGRWWFWRKSSVKQSSSETKLERQESLTSESPALHQAPETQHKTAEWSSDDETKELNSAAPALTPIERVQTEVPAPASCHSYKKSLRLSSDQIASLKLREGPNDVTFSITTQYQGTCRCEGTIYLWNWDDKVIISDIDGTITKSDVFGQILPQLGKDWTHQGIAKLYHSVHENGYKFLYCSARAIGMADMTRGYLHWVNDRGTLLPQGPLMLSPSSLFSAFHREIIEKKPEKFKIECLTDIKNLFFPNTHPFYAAFGNRESDVFAYKQVGVPVCRIFTVNPKGELILEQAKGNKTSYSRLSELVEHVFPLRSSQHNATFSCPEFSSFCYWRQPIAEVCFEELL; from the exons ATGAAGCTCACAGGGAGGTTACCTCTAGAGCAGCAGGGCCAGCGGCGGCGCCTGAAGTCCCCCTGGACTCTG GCGGACACCATGAACTACGTGGGGCAGCTGGCTGGCCAGGTGCTGGTGACAGTAAAGGAGCTGTATAAGGGGATCAATCAGGCCACTCTGTCAGGCTGCATCGACGTGATCGTGGTCCGACAGCCTGATGGGACGTTCCAGTGTTCCCCTTTCCACGTTCGCTTCGGAAAACTGGGGGTGCTGCGCTCCAGGGAGAAAGTA ATTGACATAGAAATCAATGGGGAACCTGTGGAGCTACACATGAAGCTCGGAGACAATGGAGAGGCCTTTTTTGTCCGGGAGACAGAGCAGCACAAT GAGATCATCCCAGCCCACCTGGTGACCTCGCCCATTCCCACAGAAGAGGTTCTGTTCAGGAGCAGAGAGCCCAGATGTGTGGGGTCAGCGGCAGAAACTGGTCCGCCGCTGAGTCCAGAAGATGCGGCCTCTGGGAACACCCAGCTCTGCTCCAACTCAGCcggcaagaagaagaagaggcgCAGGAAGAAGCACAAAGCTGAGCCACGCAAGGAGGAGCAAACAGCCACACCTGCAGGCGGGGAGCTGGAGCTGTGTGAGCTCAGTTCAGACGAGGAGCACAATGCACACAATGGACG GACATCTTCACTCTCCATGATGAATAACAACATGGACCACAGGCAACATTCCCCCCTCACTGCCCTCGAATGGGACAGCTACCCTTTCTCCGACGGAGACTGGTCCCCCTGCACCAC CAGGGAGATGTCCGAGCCCATGTCGCCCAAGAGCGACTCCGAGCTGATGGTGAAGCCGGCAGAGAGCGTGCTCAGAGCTGAGTCGCACATGCAGTGGACATGGGGGGAGTTTCCAGAATCCACCAGG gtcaacaaaaaggacaaaacggagccaaagctgttgaccaTCACTCCGTCAGAGAACACACATTTCAGGGTTATCTTGAGCTCAGAAGCGATGCAGGTGGACTcgggggaaggagagagaaacacagatcCAGTTTGTAGTATTGTTAAACCAGAGCCTCGGACCATCAAAGCCGATCAGTGCAGCTGTGAATCACAGCCCCCTGAAGCTCCGTCACATCATAGAGACATTACAGGGCACAAACCGGAGCTTCCAAATTCTGTGTGCAGCAGTTTTACCTCCGAGCCATGTCCCGGTAACTCTGACCTCAACGCAAAAACCACTTGTAAGGCCAGGTGGACATCTTCGCCACCCAGCCGCAGGGGCAGCGGCTTGGCCGCCAGTGGAGGCAGCAGC CAGGCTGAAGACTCGGCTGCAGTTTGTGCCAACACAGGAGCTTCCTCCAAACCCACAGACTCGCCCATCAAGAGGAGAG GTGTGAGGAAGAGGAGCCAGCATCAGGGACCTGAAGATATTTACCTGGATGATCTGAATGCACTCGAGCCTGATGTTGTTGCCCGGTACTTCCCGAAAAG TGAGTCTGAGCAGGTTCCTAAACACTGGGTGGAGCTGGGACGGCGCTCTGGATCCCAGTCACCGCAGTCAGTGGGCAGCAGCGCAGCAGCAGACAGCGGTACAGAGTGTCTGTCGGACTCCGCCGGTGACCTCCCTGACGTCACCCTGTCGCTGTGCGGAGGTGTTGGTGAGAACTCAGAGATTTCTAAAG AAAAATTCATGGAGCACATCATCACCTACAACGAATTTGCAGAGAATCCAGCAATCATTGACAATCCCAATTTAGTGGTTAGAATTGCAAACAG GTACTACAACTGGACACTGGCAGCTCCGTTGATACTCAGTATGCAGGCTTTTCAGAAGAACTTGCCAAAG GCTACAGAGGAGGCCTGGGTGAAGGAGAAAATGCCAAAAAAGTCTGGACGCTGGTGGTTCTGGAGAAAGAGCAGCGTGAAGCAG tcATCATCAGAGACCAAGTTAGAGAGACAGGAGTCCCTGACCAGCGAGAGCCCTGCCCTTCACCAGGCCCCAGAAACACA gcACAAAACAGCGGAGTGGTCCAGCGACGACGAGACCAAAGAGCTGAACTCTGCAGCACCTGCTCTGACACCCATTGAGCGTGTGCAGACAGAAGTCCCGGCACCAGCTTCTTGTCACTCCTACAAGAAATCCCTCCGCCTGTCCTCTGACCAGATA GCCAGTCTGAAGCTAAGAGAGGGGCCTAATGATGTCACCTTCAGCATAACCACCCAGTACCAGGGGACGTGTCGCTGCGAGGGCACCATCTACCTGTGGAACTGGGACGACAAGGTTATAATCTCTGACATCGATGGCACCATTACCAA ATCAGATGTGTTTGGTCAGATTCTGCCTCAGCTGGGTAAAGACTGGACTCATCAAGGAATCGCTAAGCTTTACCACTCAGTGCATGA GAATGGTTACAAGTTCCTGTACTGTTCTGCCCGAGCGATCGGCATGGCTGACATGACGCGAGGATATTTGCACTGGGTGAACGACAGGGGGACTCTGCTGCCTCAAGGACCCCTCATGCTCTCCCCGAGCAGCCTCTTTTCTGCCTTTCACAG AGAGATCATAGAGAAAAAGCCTGAAAAGTTCAAGATTGAATGCCTCACAGACATCAAGAACCTGTTCTTCCCCAACACACATCCCTTCTACGCAGCCTttggaaacagagaaagt GACGTCTTTGCCTACAAGCAAGTGGGTGTGCCTGTGTGCCGGATATTCACAGTGAATCCCAAAGGGGAGTTAATTCTCGAGCAAGCCAAAGGCAATAAAACATC TTACAGCCGGCTGAGTGAGCTGGTGGAGCATGTTTTTCCTTTGCGAAGTTCTCAACACAACGCCACCTTCAGCTGCCCAGAGTTCAGCTCCTTCTGCTACTGGAGACAGCCGATCGCTGAGGTGTGTTTTGAGGAGCTGCTTTAA